A stretch of Deltaproteobacteria bacterium DNA encodes these proteins:
- a CDS encoding response regulator, whose protein sequence is MDDDTSRDAIRFRPLAVGCSLLSVAAGSVALIGWGFGLPSLTSLWSGRIPMAPSTGLLFILYGVAAFLRGRWPTRRGAYRAGMALNAAGATVALPLLFLSFRGVHPSIEHLGFPITGTVAGAPIGHMSPVAALCFLLATTSFLALPPSHPGGSRRSAAALFFAFLLLAVSFVLLLAYLFGTPLFYAGSFIPPAATTSLAFSALGIALLALGLPHTRFLRREGEQVTRTEYALLLVFLLLGSGIVTLGYLYHLNHERRYLAEVKSQLSAIADLKVRDVVQYRKERLDDAGVFFRNASFSDMVRRFLEQPGDEAARRQIRDWIGNYGSQFECDRVILFNTRGVARYSVPGSPEPSDSILSKRAVDILRSGRVSFQDFYRNRPDGKVYLAVLVPILGGQGDGVPLGVLALRIDPEKFLYPLIRHWPTPSRTAETVLVRREGDDALYLNELRFDKNAALALRFPLNPRSELPAIQAVLGRTGIVEGRDYRGRPVIADVRKVPDSPWYVIARMDLSEVYEPERERLWWMVSLVSVMLLAAGAGVGLAWRQQRARFYREQYEASQERRNLEAQLRTAQRMESVGTLAGGIAHDFNNVLTVILGYGEMLKFRIAGDPKAVSDLDEMLRSAERASVLTRQILTFARRQIIELGNIDLNRVVADLGKLIRKVTREDIEFRTILAERLPTIRADRGQVEQVMMNLALNARDAMPGGGQLVVETQEAWLEEEYVRQRPYMKAGRYAVLSVTDTGIGMDEGTRERIFEPFFTTKGPDKGTGLGLAVVYGIVKQHNGFVHVYSEPGKGSTFRIYFPAVAVPADSQAPVSPGIVLGGSETILLAEDDEAIRNLAEKTLGSYGYKVLVACDGEEAVDLLRRHGKEVAMVVLDVVMPKKGGKQAYEEMAGGTPGLKVLFLSGYPADAIHDSFVLHPGTPFLQKPFGPGDLARKVREILDR, encoded by the coding sequence ATGGATGACGACACCTCCCGGGATGCGATTCGATTCCGGCCATTGGCCGTGGGCTGTTCCCTGCTGTCCGTCGCCGCAGGGTCGGTCGCCCTCATCGGGTGGGGATTCGGGCTCCCGTCCCTGACCAGCCTTTGGTCGGGCAGGATCCCGATGGCGCCCAGCACCGGGCTTCTGTTCATCCTGTACGGGGTCGCGGCCTTCCTCCGGGGCCGGTGGCCGACGCGGCGCGGGGCGTATCGGGCGGGGATGGCCCTCAACGCCGCAGGCGCAACGGTTGCGTTGCCGCTGCTGTTCCTCTCCTTCCGGGGGGTACACCCCTCGATCGAACATCTCGGATTTCCGATCACCGGCACGGTGGCCGGAGCCCCGATCGGGCACATGTCTCCGGTCGCGGCGCTCTGCTTCCTCCTCGCCACGACATCCTTCCTTGCGTTGCCTCCGTCACACCCGGGTGGGTCGCGGAGGTCCGCGGCGGCCCTGTTTTTCGCATTCCTCCTTCTCGCGGTGTCGTTCGTGCTTCTCCTGGCGTACCTGTTCGGAACCCCCCTGTTTTACGCCGGGTCCTTCATCCCCCCCGCGGCCACGACCAGCCTCGCCTTCTCCGCTCTCGGGATCGCGCTGCTGGCTCTCGGCCTGCCGCATACCCGGTTCCTTCGTCGGGAGGGCGAGCAGGTCACGCGGACCGAATACGCGCTCCTCCTGGTGTTCCTCCTTCTGGGGTCGGGGATCGTCACCTTGGGATACCTGTACCATCTGAACCACGAGCGCCGTTACCTCGCGGAAGTGAAGAGCCAGCTCTCGGCCATCGCCGACCTGAAGGTGCGCGACGTGGTTCAGTACCGCAAGGAGCGGCTGGATGACGCCGGCGTATTTTTCCGGAACGCATCCTTCTCGGACATGGTCCGGCGCTTTCTCGAACAACCCGGCGACGAGGCCGCCCGCAGGCAGATCCGGGATTGGATCGGGAACTACGGTTCGCAATTCGAGTGCGATCGGGTCATCCTGTTCAATACCCGGGGCGTTGCGCGGTATTCGGTTCCCGGATCGCCGGAGCCCTCCGACTCCATATTGTCGAAGCGCGCGGTCGACATCCTGCGGTCGGGCCGGGTATCGTTCCAGGATTTCTACCGGAACCGTCCCGACGGGAAAGTGTACCTGGCGGTCCTGGTTCCCATCCTCGGCGGACAAGGCGACGGGGTGCCGCTTGGAGTTCTCGCCCTGCGCATCGATCCGGAAAAGTTCCTGTATCCCCTCATCCGTCATTGGCCGACGCCCAGCCGGACAGCCGAGACGGTTCTGGTGCGTCGGGAAGGAGACGACGCCCTCTATTTGAATGAGCTGCGGTTCGACAAGAACGCCGCTCTCGCGCTGCGGTTTCCGCTGAATCCCCGGTCGGAGCTGCCGGCGATCCAGGCGGTGCTCGGAAGGACAGGGATCGTCGAAGGGCGGGATTACCGCGGAAGGCCGGTGATCGCCGACGTCCGCAAAGTTCCCGACTCGCCGTGGTATGTGATCGCGCGGATGGATCTCTCGGAAGTCTACGAGCCGGAGCGCGAGCGGCTCTGGTGGATGGTGTCGCTGGTCAGCGTCATGCTCCTCGCCGCCGGGGCGGGCGTCGGCCTGGCCTGGCGGCAGCAGAGGGCGCGTTTCTACCGGGAGCAGTACGAGGCGTCGCAGGAGCGGCGGAACCTGGAGGCGCAGCTCCGGACCGCCCAGAGGATGGAGTCGGTGGGCACGCTGGCGGGAGGCATCGCGCACGACTTCAACAACGTGTTGACCGTGATCCTCGGGTACGGGGAGATGCTGAAGTTCCGGATCGCGGGCGACCCGAAGGCGGTTTCGGACCTGGACGAGATGCTGCGGAGCGCGGAACGGGCGTCGGTGCTCACCCGGCAGATCCTCACTTTCGCCCGCCGCCAGATCATCGAGCTCGGCAACATCGATCTGAACCGGGTGGTCGCCGACCTCGGGAAGCTCATCCGGAAGGTCACGAGGGAAGACATCGAGTTCCGGACCATCCTGGCGGAGCGGTTGCCGACGATCCGGGCGGACCGGGGGCAGGTGGAGCAGGTGATGATGAACCTGGCCCTGAACGCGCGGGACGCGATGCCGGGCGGGGGGCAGCTCGTGGTCGAAACGCAGGAGGCGTGGCTGGAGGAGGAGTACGTCCGGCAGCGCCCGTACATGAAAGCGGGCCGGTACGCGGTGCTATCGGTTACCGACACCGGGATCGGGATGGACGAGGGAACCCGGGAGCGCATCTTCGAGCCGTTCTTCACCACGAAGGGGCCCGACAAGGGGACGGGGCTGGGGCTGGCCGTCGTATACGGGATCGTGAAGCAGCACAACGGATTCGTCCATGTGTACAGCGAACCGGGAAAGGGATCGACGTTCCGGATCTATTTCCCCGCGGTGGCCGTTCCCGCCGACTCGCAGGCGCCCGTGTCCCCGGGGATCGTCCTCGGGGGGAGTGAAACGATCCTTCTGGCGGAGGACGACGAGGCGATACGGAACCTCGCGGAGAAGACGCTGGGTTCCTACGGATACAAGGTGCTGGTCGCTTGCGACGGGGAGGAGGCGGTCGATCTGCTCCGCCGGCATGGCAAGGAGGTGGCGATGGTCGTGCTCGACGTCGTCATGCCGAAGAAGGGCGGGAAGCAGGCGTACGAAGAGATGGCCGGCGGGACTCCGGGCCTGAAGGTCCTTTTCCTGAGCGGCTATCCCGCCGACGCGATCCACGACTCGTTCGTCCTGCACCCGGGGACGCCGTTCCTGCAGAAACCGTTCGGCCCGGGCGACCTGGCGAGGAAGGTGAGGGAGATCCTGGACCGGTGA
- a CDS encoding carbon monoxide dehydrogenase produces the protein MRWGIGRGSWRVAPGLYCVGEAGPGSPVLVTANCKMSFDALRRELDGVDAWILVLDTAGVNVWCAAGKGTFGTGELVRRVRAARLERLVSHRRLVLPQLGAPGVAAHRVREECGFTVTYGPVRAKDVLRFMENGMKAEPGMRAVTFTAMERLSLAPVELVGSLKPLAWASAALFLLGGIGPGIFSPGNAWHRGAGAVAVCVAGILGGAALTPLLLPWLPGRAFSAKGALVGAVVAGAFLAADGTSTGAIPGVATTLAVSGISSFVAMNFTGATPFTSPSGVEKEMRRAIPLQAASAVLAAALWIGEAFIR, from the coding sequence ATGCGATGGGGGATCGGAAGGGGCTCCTGGCGGGTCGCGCCGGGCCTCTATTGCGTCGGCGAGGCGGGACCGGGATCCCCGGTGCTGGTCACCGCGAACTGCAAGATGTCGTTCGACGCGCTCCGGCGGGAACTGGACGGCGTGGACGCGTGGATCCTCGTGCTCGATACGGCCGGCGTCAACGTGTGGTGCGCCGCGGGGAAAGGGACGTTCGGGACCGGCGAGCTGGTCCGGCGGGTGAGGGCGGCCCGGCTGGAGCGGCTGGTCTCCCACCGGCGGCTCGTGCTTCCCCAGCTCGGGGCGCCGGGAGTCGCCGCGCACCGCGTACGCGAGGAGTGCGGGTTCACCGTGACGTACGGTCCGGTCCGGGCGAAGGACGTCCTTCGCTTCATGGAAAACGGGATGAAGGCGGAGCCGGGGATGCGCGCCGTCACCTTCACGGCGATGGAGCGGCTCTCCCTGGCCCCGGTGGAGCTCGTGGGATCGCTGAAGCCGCTGGCGTGGGCATCGGCGGCGCTGTTCCTCCTGGGCGGAATCGGACCGGGGATCTTTTCCCCGGGAAACGCGTGGCACCGCGGCGCCGGGGCCGTCGCGGTCTGCGTGGCGGGCATCCTCGGGGGCGCCGCGCTGACCCCGTTGCTCCTTCCGTGGCTTCCCGGCAGGGCGTTTTCCGCCAAGGGCGCCCTGGTCGGCGCGGTCGTCGCGGGGGCCTTCCTCGCGGCGGACGGGACATCGACAGGGGCGATCCCGGGAGTCGCGACGACGCTGGCGGTCTCCGGGATATCCTCGTTCGTCGCCATGAACTTCACGGGCGCGACGCCCTTCACCTCCCCGTCGGGGGTGGAAAAGGAGATGCGCCGGGCCATTCCGCTCCAGGCGGCCTCCGCCGTGCTGGCGGCGGCCCTCTGGATCGGCGAGGCGTTTATCCGCTGA
- a CDS encoding 4Fe-4S binding protein, translated as MRGFSYLEGVSTLRLDPGRCNGCGLCEQVCPHDVFSVSGGKAAVVDRDRCMECGACAMNCRPAAISVTPGVGCATAIIGGWISGAKPSCGCA; from the coding sequence ATGCGGGGCTTTTCGTATCTCGAAGGGGTTTCGACGCTGCGGCTCGACCCGGGACGCTGCAACGGGTGCGGATTGTGCGAACAGGTGTGCCCGCACGACGTGTTCTCCGTGTCCGGCGGGAAGGCGGCCGTCGTCGACCGGGACCGTTGCATGGAGTGCGGGGCGTGCGCCATGAATTGCCGGCCCGCCGCCATCTCGGTCACCCCCGGGGTCGGGTGCGCCACCGCGATCATCGGGGGATGGATCTCCGGCGCGAAGCCGTCCTGCGGGTGCGCCTGA
- a CDS encoding MarR family transcriptional regulator codes for MVSGHAAHAARRSFTRLARFFDQLLRGKLTCGPLTVQQFSTLEALERGPRTMNDLASQVGLHQSTMTRIVDRLERDGFVGRERGRAEKRKVSVVLTAEGKKLYRHLDKECASFTERLLGAVPAERRASCVEALVLMSGTLDPDNEKFRTILRECCRGTKGEPT; via the coding sequence ATGGTCTCCGGACATGCGGCGCACGCGGCGCGAAGGTCCTTCACGCGGCTTGCGAGGTTCTTCGACCAGCTCCTGCGCGGCAAGCTCACCTGCGGCCCGCTGACCGTCCAGCAGTTCTCCACGCTGGAGGCCCTGGAAAGGGGTCCGCGGACGATGAACGACCTGGCGTCGCAGGTCGGTCTGCACCAGAGCACCATGACGCGGATCGTCGACCGCCTCGAGCGGGACGGATTCGTCGGAAGGGAGCGGGGCCGGGCGGAGAAGAGGAAAGTCTCGGTCGTCCTCACCGCGGAAGGGAAGAAGCTGTATCGCCATCTCGACAAGGAGTGCGCGTCGTTCACGGAACGGCTGTTGGGCGCCGTTCCGGCGGAGCGCCGGGCGTCGTGCGTGGAGGCGCTGGTGCTGATGTCGGGCACGCTGGATCCGGACAACGAGAAGTTCCGGACGATATTGCGGGAGTGCTGCCGCGGGACGAAAGGAGAACCGACGTGA
- a CDS encoding response regulator — protein MTGKRVRDILFGTLRRQLIVGVAAVHAVMMTVFIGDLTWRQQSLILDRQAEHATALAHTLAASAAGWLSAVDISGLQELAEGLRRYPDLTYAMLLDNRGQVLAHTDRSRLGQYVLDLPADPRESVLSRSAALVDVVVPAMLSGKQVGWARVGIGQRQAGRKLMEITRNGVFYALVAVFIGSLLALLVGKRITRRLYRIRSVMDEVGAGNYQARSDLAGADEAAGMAANFNRMLDILEERDREVKRSEDRYRTLIQNIHSAIVVHGPGTEVIASNSFAQTVLGLTEEQMRGKDANDPAWSFLREDGTGMPVEEYPVSRVVATCRPVRDCVVGISRPGKGAVVWVLANAEPVVDDDGGLSRVLVNFVDITERKSLELRYIQSQKMEAVGRMAGGIAHDFNNLLTVTIGYCDLALARIGSTDPLRHDLAEIRKASDRCASLTRQLLAFSRKQILVPKVISLNGIVADMDKMLRRLLGEDIELVSVAGKGLRNVKADPGQIEQVIVNLAVNSRDAMPRGGKLTFEASNVVLDESYTGDHKYISPGPYVMLAVSDTGCGMDKEMLARIFEPFFTTKEKGTGLGLSTVYGIVKQSGGHINVYSEPGVGTTFKIYFPPVDEPVADAVRAAALPQEELRGDETVLVVEDEDLVRQMVRGILEQYGYGVLEARSGGEAIDLCSRHRGTIHLMLTDVVMPGMNGVELSKRLAPIQPGMKVLFMSGYTVDAIVHQGILESGIAFLQKPFSMDSLAHKLREVLGPGTAPRD, from the coding sequence ATGACGGGAAAACGAGTCCGGGACATTCTGTTCGGAACGCTGCGCCGCCAGCTGATCGTCGGCGTGGCCGCCGTGCACGCCGTCATGATGACGGTATTCATCGGCGACCTCACCTGGAGGCAGCAGTCCCTGATCCTGGACCGCCAGGCGGAACATGCGACCGCCCTGGCGCACACGCTTGCCGCTTCGGCGGCCGGGTGGCTTTCCGCGGTCGATATCTCCGGCCTCCAGGAGCTGGCCGAAGGGCTGCGCCGGTATCCGGACCTGACGTACGCCATGCTGCTCGACAACCGGGGGCAGGTGCTCGCGCACACCGACAGGTCGCGTCTCGGGCAGTACGTGCTGGACCTGCCGGCCGATCCTCGGGAATCCGTGCTGAGCCGGAGCGCCGCGCTGGTGGATGTCGTCGTGCCCGCGATGCTTTCCGGCAAGCAGGTCGGATGGGCGCGCGTGGGGATCGGCCAGCGGCAGGCCGGGCGGAAGCTGATGGAAATCACCCGGAACGGGGTGTTCTACGCGTTGGTCGCCGTGTTCATCGGATCGTTGCTGGCGCTCCTCGTGGGGAAACGCATCACCCGCCGGCTCTACAGGATCCGGTCCGTCATGGACGAGGTGGGCGCGGGCAATTACCAGGCCCGTTCCGACCTGGCCGGCGCCGACGAGGCGGCCGGGATGGCGGCCAACTTCAACAGGATGCTCGACATTCTGGAAGAGCGCGATCGGGAGGTGAAGCGGAGCGAGGACAGGTACCGAACCCTGATCCAGAACATCCATTCCGCCATCGTGGTGCACGGGCCCGGGACGGAAGTCATCGCGAGCAACTCGTTCGCGCAGACGGTGCTGGGCCTGACCGAGGAGCAGATGCGGGGGAAGGATGCGAACGATCCGGCCTGGAGTTTCCTGAGGGAGGACGGCACTGGAATGCCGGTCGAGGAATACCCGGTAAGCCGCGTCGTGGCCACGTGCCGTCCGGTGCGGGACTGCGTTGTGGGGATCAGCCGCCCCGGCAAGGGCGCGGTGGTGTGGGTATTGGCCAACGCCGAACCGGTCGTCGACGACGACGGCGGACTTTCCCGCGTCCTTGTGAACTTCGTGGACATCACCGAGCGGAAGTCGCTCGAACTCCGGTATATCCAGTCCCAGAAGATGGAGGCCGTCGGAAGGATGGCCGGCGGAATCGCCCACGACTTCAACAACCTCCTCACGGTCACCATCGGGTATTGCGACCTGGCGCTGGCCCGGATCGGGTCCACGGATCCGCTGCGGCACGACCTGGCGGAGATCCGGAAGGCATCCGACCGGTGTGCATCGCTGACGCGGCAGCTGCTGGCCTTCAGCCGGAAGCAGATCCTGGTTCCGAAGGTGATCAGCCTGAACGGGATCGTGGCCGACATGGACAAGATGCTGCGGCGCCTCCTCGGGGAGGATATCGAACTGGTGTCGGTGGCGGGGAAGGGACTCCGGAACGTGAAGGCGGATCCCGGGCAGATCGAGCAGGTGATCGTGAACCTGGCCGTCAATTCGCGGGATGCGATGCCTCGCGGGGGGAAGCTGACCTTCGAGGCGTCGAACGTCGTGCTGGACGAGTCGTACACGGGCGATCACAAGTACATCTCCCCCGGTCCCTACGTGATGCTGGCGGTGAGCGACACGGGGTGCGGAATGGACAAGGAGATGCTGGCGCGGATCTTCGAGCCGTTCTTCACGACGAAGGAAAAGGGGACCGGGCTGGGTCTTTCCACCGTCTACGGGATCGTGAAGCAGAGCGGGGGGCACATCAACGTGTACAGCGAGCCGGGGGTCGGGACGACGTTCAAGATCTATTTCCCGCCCGTGGACGAGCCGGTGGCCGATGCGGTCCGGGCGGCCGCCTTGCCGCAGGAGGAGCTGCGCGGCGATGAAACGGTCCTGGTGGTGGAGGACGAGGACCTGGTCCGGCAGATGGTCCGGGGGATCCTGGAACAGTACGGGTACGGCGTGCTGGAGGCCCGGAGCGGAGGCGAGGCCATCGACCTGTGTTCCCGGCATCGGGGAACGATCCACCTGATGCTGACCGACGTCGTGATGCCCGGCATGAACGGCGTGGAGCTGTCGAAGCGGTTGGCGCCCATCCAGCCGGGGATGAAGGTGCTGTTCATGTCGGGGTACACGGTCGACGCGATCGTGCACCAGGGGATCCTGGAGTCCGGCATCGCCTTCCTCCAGAAGCCGTTCTCCATGGATTCCCTGGCGCACAAGTTGCGGGAGGTGCTCGGACCGGGAACGGCGCCGCGGGATTGA
- a CDS encoding methylglyoxal synthase yields MNQKKVAMEHDKKIALVAHDNKKGDLVEWAKFNRELLEHHRIYATGTTGEILERELGFRITRLQSGPLGGDQQIGAKIAEGKIDFLIFFWDPLEPQPHDPDVKALLRLAVVWNIPIACNRSSADFMISSPLMDGDYDRLVPDYESYRTRKIAGDE; encoded by the coding sequence ATGAACCAGAAGAAAGTCGCGATGGAGCACGACAAGAAGATCGCCCTCGTGGCGCACGACAACAAGAAGGGCGACCTGGTGGAATGGGCGAAATTCAACCGCGAGCTGCTGGAGCACCACCGGATTTACGCCACGGGCACGACCGGCGAGATACTGGAACGGGAGCTCGGCTTCCGGATCACGAGGCTTCAGAGCGGACCGTTGGGCGGGGACCAGCAGATCGGCGCGAAGATCGCCGAAGGGAAGATCGATTTCCTCATCTTCTTCTGGGATCCGCTCGAGCCCCAGCCCCACGATCCCGACGTCAAGGCGCTCCTGCGGTTGGCGGTGGTCTGGAACATCCCGATCGCCTGCAACCGCTCCTCCGCCGATTTCATGATCTCCTCCCCGTTGATGGACGGGGATTACGATCGCCTCGTTCCCGATTACGAGTCGTACCGAACGCGCAAGATCGCCGGAGACGAATGA